In Euzebya sp., the genomic stretch CTTCCGCGGCGATGGAGGAACTGGACCGCCTCACCGCACTCGACGGGGTCACCCGCGTCGGGTCGGGGAAGGTGCGCGAGCTGTTCGCCGTCGGTGACGACCACCTGCTGCTGGTGGCCACCGACCGGATCAGCGCCTTCGACGTGGTGATGCCGACGCCGATCCCCGACAAGGGGAAGGTCCTGACCGGCATGACCGCGTTCTGGCTGACCCGCCTCACCGACGTGGTCGGCAACCACATGGTCACCACCGACCCCGACCGGTTCGGCCACGGGCTCGCGGCCCACGCCGACCTCCTCCGCGGCCGCGCCATGCTGTGCCGCCGGGCCGAGCCCCTGCCGATCGAGTGCGTCGCCCGGGGCTACCTGGCCGGCTCGGGGTGGAAGGAGTACCGCGAGCGGGGGACCGTCTGCGGCATCGCCCTGCCTGACGGGCTGGTCGAGTCCGAGCGGCTCGGTGAGGTGCTGTTCACCCCGGCGACCAAGGCCGAGCGCGGCGACCACGACGAGAACATCAGCCTCGAGCGGGCCGCCGACCTGATCGGCACCGACCTGGCGGCGAGGGTGCGCGAGCTGACCATCGAGCTGTACCGGCGCGCCGCCGACCACGCCGCGAGCCGCGGGATCATCCTGGCCGACACGAAGTTCGAGTTCGGGCTGCTGCCCGGCGCCGACGGCGAGCGCGAGCTGATCCTGATCGACGAGGTGCTGACGCCCGACTCCTCGCGCTTCTGGCCGGCCGAGGACTACGAACCCGGTCGTCCGCAGCGATCCGTCGACAAGCAGTACGTGCGCGACTGGCTGGAGACCCTCGACTGGGACAAGTCGCCACCCGGGCCCGACCTGCCCGACGACGTCGTGGCGCGGACCCGCGAGCGGTACGTGCGGGCCTACGAGCAGCTGACCGAGACCTCCTTCACCGAATGGACCACCCCGTGACCCGAGTCGTCGTCGACGTGATGCTGAAGCCGGAGATCCTGGACCCCCAGGGGCAGGCCGTCGAGCGGGCCCTCCCCTCCCTCGACCTCGAGGGGGTGACGGGGGTCCGGATCGGCAAGCACATCGAGCTCGAGGTCGCCGACGGCGCCGGCGACCCGGAAGCCGTCGCCGCCACCGTCGCTGACAAGCTGCTCGCCAACCCGGTCATCGAGACCTACACCGTCCGGGTTGAGCAGCCCTCGACGTGAGGGCGCCCCGATGAGGGACGACCGGGCCCGCGACGTCTACGCGGGCGCCCGGTCCGAGGAGCTCGCCGAGCCGCTGCTCCCGCGCTGGTTCGTGCTCCTGGCCCTGACCGCCGTCCCGGTCGCGCTCGGCGTCGCCGTCTGGGCCTTCGGCGTCTTCGGCCCGCACGACGGCCCGGGCGCCGAGCGCCGGCCGCCACCGGCTGGCGACCTCGCCACCGACGTCGGCCAGTTCAACGTCGGCACCTCGGCTCCCGAACCGCTGACCCTGGAGGGTTGCGCCCGGTACCGGGGCATCCAGGGCGCGGGCAGCGACGCCGACGTCGCGCGCATCGACGCCGCCGTGTCCGCGCTCTGCGAGGTCACCGTCCCCGAGGCCGTCGCCCGCCGCCTGCAGGCGTTCGCCGCCGCCGACGGCGTGATCCGGTTCGCCCAGTTCCAGGCGACCGGTGTCGACTCGACCCTCGACGTGTCCACCGACCCGCCGCGGGTGCTTCTGAACGCCCGCTTCGCACGGGACGACACCGAGTCCTGGTGGATCGCGCCGCTGGTGGCGCACGACACGACGTTCCTCGAGCTGGACCCGACGCTGGCGGCGAGCGCGTTGGAGGCCAGGGAGGCCGAGGCGGTGATCTGCGACCGGCTCGAGGAGGACGACCGGCCG encodes the following:
- a CDS encoding phosphoribosylaminoimidazolesuccinocarboxamide synthase encodes the protein MEELDRLTALDGVTRVGSGKVRELFAVGDDHLLLVATDRISAFDVVMPTPIPDKGKVLTGMTAFWLTRLTDVVGNHMVTTDPDRFGHGLAAHADLLRGRAMLCRRAEPLPIECVARGYLAGSGWKEYRERGTVCGIALPDGLVESERLGEVLFTPATKAERGDHDENISLERAADLIGTDLAARVRELTIELYRRAADHAASRGIILADTKFEFGLLPGADGERELILIDEVLTPDSSRFWPAEDYEPGRPQRSVDKQYVRDWLETLDWDKSPPGPDLPDDVVARTRERYVRAYEQLTETSFTEWTTP
- the purS gene encoding phosphoribosylformylglycinamidine synthase subunit PurS, which codes for MDHPVTRVVVDVMLKPEILDPQGQAVERALPSLDLEGVTGVRIGKHIELEVADGAGDPEAVAATVADKLLANPVIETYTVRVEQPST